Below is a genomic region from Billgrantia tianxiuensis.
CCGCAGCGGGTATCGCTCGCGCGCCGGCAGCCGCTCGGTCAGGCGCGAAAGCCCCGTTTCATTGCCGCCGAAGACCAACATGCCACCGAGGTCGATCGAGAGGTAAAGCTCGGCCCCTTCGCCGCCATGGATACGCTCGGCCAATGCCAGCAGCTCCTGGCGCAGCGCCCAGTCCGGCCGCCATGATTCATCGACCCACGGATAGATGACCTGACCGCCGGCCAGGCTCTTCTGCATCAGCAAGCCCATGGTGCCGATTAGATGCAGCGTCTCGTCGGGCTCCAAGGCGCCGGCCGCCGCCAAGGCGATGTACCAACCCATGGAGTTGCCGGTCACTGCCATGATCTCGTAGCGCTCACGGTCGATCGACAGCAGGTCGGCCCAGGCGCAGGCATAGATCAGCGGCGAGGCGTGCTCGCCTCGACCGTGCAGGCTCTGGCGAAAGGGTGTTTCACCGTCCAGTTCCGTGAGCGTCGGCATGCCGGCCTCGCGGCGCATGGCGTCGAAGCGTGTCAGCCACTTGCTGCCGCCCGCCAGCCGGTTGAGGGTGCCCCACTCGGCGGCGTTGTAGGTGCCGCGGCCGGGGCAGACGATCAATATACGCTCGCGGGCCGATTCGCCGTTCATCTTGCTGTCGCTGCGGTTCATGCCTCACCACTCCCTGCCGTGACCTTGCCTGTGCCTACCGCCTTCGCGGCCATCTCGCCGTGCTGCCCGGGCGCCACTAGGCGTCGCCCCTGCGACACGATCGCCTCCACCGAGGGCAACGTGACCGTGGCTGCCCGCCCCAGGGGAATGAAGCTGTCCTCGGCCGTCAGCCGGTGCAGCCTGTCACTCGCCATACCACGCTCCACCAGGCCCGCGATCAGCTCCTCGCTGGGCGAACCGCTGCGCCGACACTCGTCGACGATCAGTACCTGGGCGCAGTCAGCAACCAGGCGATGTACGGCGTCATGATCAATAGCGGTTAGCCAGCGTAGATCGACAATGCGCAGCGCCACGCCGTCGGCTTCCAACCTGGCGGCAGCCTGGCGCGACAGATAGACACCGTTGCCGTAGGTGACGATGGCCAGTTCGCGCCCCTCCCCCACTGGCCAAGTTCGCCTACCGCCAGGCGATGTTCCGGTCCCGGATCGGCAAAACACCACCGCTGGTCGCCCTCCTCAAGCAGGTCGCGGGTGTGGTAGAGCGCGATCGGTTCGATCACTACCACCACGCGCTGCTCCTCGTCGGCCAGGCGCACAGCCTCCTGCAGCAAGCCCACGGCGTCGGCGGCGTTCGATGGGCAGGCCACCAGCAGCCCAGGGATGTCGCGCAGCACGGCAATGGCGTTGTCATTGTGGAAATGCCCACCGAAGCCCTTCTGATAGCCGAGTCCGGCGATGCGCACCACCATGGGGTTGGTGTACTGACCGTTGGAGAAGAAGCTGAGGGTGGCCGCCTCGCCACGCAACTGATCCTCGGCGTTATGCAGGTAGGCCAGGAACTGGATCTCTAGGATCGGCACCAAGCCGTTCTGACCCAGACCGATGCCGAGCCCGAGGATGCTCTGCTCGTCAAGCAGGGTGTCGATCACCCGATGCGGCCCGAACTGCGCCTGCAGGCGCTGGGTAACGCCGTACACGCCACCCTTGCGACCGATGTCCTCACCCGCCATCACCAAGTGCGGATAGCGGGTCATCAAGCGCTGCAGCGCCTGGTTGAGCAGCTTGGCCATGGGTGCCGGGGTCGCGTCCACCTCGCCCTGCCAGGGCCGCGCACGCCCCGGCCTTGGTGGCGGCACGATGCTCGCCATGACCTCGCCGGCCGCCTTCAGCTTGGGCCGGCGAATCGCCTCCTCGGCGACATGCGCGACTCGCTCGGCCACCGAGCGGTAGAGCGCTTCGATGGCATCGCGCCCGAGCACACCGTGACGCTCGAGCAGCCCGGCCGTGACCAGCAGCGGATCACGCGCCTCGTCGGCCTTGATGCGCTGCGGCGTCATGTAGGCCTGCTGGGCATCCGAGCCGGCGTGGCCGAACAGGCGCACGCAGCGCATGTGCAGGAACACCGGCTGCTTGCGGCTCCGGGCGATGCGCTCCGCCTCGCGCGCCGCACGCCAGGTGTCGAGCAGATCGAGACCGTCGCAGCTCAGGTAGTGGAAACCGGGGCGGCTGTGCATGCTCGCTTCGATCCAGCCATCCGGCGTGAGCGTGGAAATGCCGATGCCGTTGTCCTCGCACACCATCACCAAGGGCATCGGCGCACCCTGGTAGGCGGCCCAGCCGGCAGCGTTGAGCGCCCCCTGTGCGGTGGAGTGGTTGAACGAAGCGTCGCCGAAACTGCAGATCGCCACGCTATCGGTAGGCCACTCGCCAACGCTGCCCAACCGCCGCCACAGTCCGAAGCTGTAGGCGGCTCCCACGGCCTTGGGCAGGTGCGAGGCGATGGTACTGGTCTGGGGCGGTATGTGCAGTGTCTTCGAACCCAGCACCTTGTGCCGGCCGCCGGAAATCGGATCTTCCGCCGAGGCAGCAAAGCTCAGCAGCAGGTCCCATAACGGTGTCTGCCCCGGCACCGCCCGGCTGCGCTGGATAAGAAAGGCCGCGTCGCGATAGTGCAGGAAGGCGGGGTCAGTGGCACGAAAGGCACGCGCAATGGCGGCGTTGCCCTCATGGCCCGCGCTGCCGATGGTGTAGAAGGCCTCGCCCCGAGCCTGCAGGCGCCGGGCGTGCAGGTCCAGATGACGACTCATCAATTGGGTTTCGAACAGCTCGGCCAGGCCGGAGGAAGTGAGCCCGACCTCATCGAGCTGCCACTCCCGTTGTGGCGCGGGCCAGTCGCCGCTACGTAGCGCAGCGTAGAATCGCTGCTCCTGAGGAAGAGGTTCGAGCACGGTGCAGGCTCCGGGGCTGCCAAGGTAATGGTTACAGCCTAGCGTGCCCAGCAGACAAAGCGATAATATCGATATCCTGCCCCAGATATAGGCATAGTTTATGGATGTACGAAGCCTGCGCTACTTCATCGCCGCCTACGAGGGCGGCTCGATCAGCGCCGCCGCCCGGCGCTGCCATGTGGCGCAACCCTCCATCTCTACCGCGCTGGTGCAGTTGGAGGAACGGCTGGGCACGCCGCTGTTCGAACGCCACCGTCGCGGCATCACGCCAACCGAAGAGGGACACCGGCTCTATCCATTGGCCCGCCAGGTCAGCGAGGACCTCGATGCCATTAGCCGCCTGTTTCGCACTCCAGCGCCGCCGACACCGGTTCGCCTGGGATTGATGCGCTCCCTTGGCGCCAACCGCATGACCGCCCTGCTCAAGGAATACATCGGCCAGGGCGACAACCTGGCACTGACCCTGGTCAATCCGGAGGAGCGCTGCGATGCGCGCATTATCGGCGAACAGGACCTGTCGCCCGGCGAAGCCTTCCAGCCGATCTGGCACGACAGCTATCTCCTCGCGCTGCCCAGCGGGCACCCGCTGGGCCTG
It encodes:
- a CDS encoding dehydrogenase E1 component subunit alpha/beta → MLEPLPQEQRFYAALRSGDWPAPQREWQLDEVGLTSSGLAELFETQLMSRHLDLHARRLQARGEAFYTIGSAGHEGNAAIARAFRATDPAFLHYRDAAFLIQRSRAVPGQTPLWDLLLSFAASAEDPISGGRHKVLGSKTLHIPPQTSTIASHLPKAVGAAYSFGLWRRLGSVGEWPTDSVAICSFGDASFNHSTAQGALNAAGWAAYQGAPMPLVMVCEDNGIGISTLTPDGWIEASMHSRPGFHYLSCDGLDLLDTWRAAREAERIARSRKQPVFLHMRCVRLFGHAGSDAQQAYMTPQRIKADEARDPLLVTAGLLERHGVLGRDAIEALYRSVAERVAHVAEEAIRRPKLKAAGEVMASIVPPPRPGRARPWQGEVDATPAPMAKLLNQALQRLMTRYPHLVMAGEDIGRKGGVYGVTQRLQAQFGPHRVIDTLLDEQSILGLGIGLGQNGLVPILEIQFLAYLHNAEDQLRGEAATLSFFSNGQYTNPMVVRIAGLGYQKGFGGHFHNDNAIAVLRDIPGLLVACPSNAADAVGLLQEAVRLADEEQRVVVVIEPIALYHTRDLLEEGDQRWCFADPGPEHRLAVGELGQWGRGANWPSSPTATVSICRARLPPGWKPTAWRCALSIYAG
- a CDS encoding transketolase C-terminal domain-containing protein, encoding MAIVTYGNGVYLSRQAAARLEADGVALRIVDLRWLTAIDHDAVHRLVADCAQVLIVDECRRSGSPSEELIAGLVERGMASDRLHRLTAEDSFIPLGRAATVTLPSVEAIVSQGRRLVAPGQHGEMAAKAVGTGKVTAGSGEA
- a CDS encoding ACP S-malonyltransferase; this encodes MNRSDSKMNGESARERILIVCPGRGTYNAAEWGTLNRLAGGSKWLTRFDAMRREAGMPTLTELDGETPFRQSLHGRGEHASPLIYACAWADLLSIDRERYEIMAVTGNSMGWYIALAAAGALEPDETLHLIGTMGLLMQKSLAGGQVIYPWVDESWRPDWALRQELLALAERIHGGEGAELYLSIDLGGMLVFGGNETGLSRLTERLPARERYPLRLHQHAAFHTPLQEGVKREARRRLGAEPFRAPEVPMIDGRGYIWTPWSTDPQALWDYTLGEQLVAPYDFTAAVKVGVREFAPDRIVIPGPGSTLGGATAQALIQLGWQGWKDKASFQAGQQQEPRLLCMGIAEQRDRLLSAEGASAYD
- a CDS encoding LysR family transcriptional regulator, producing the protein MDVRSLRYFIAAYEGGSISAAARRCHVAQPSISTALVQLEERLGTPLFERHRRGITPTEEGHRLYPLARQVSEDLDAISRLFRTPAPPTPVRLGLMRSLGANRMTALLKEYIGQGDNLALTLVNPEERCDARIIGEQDLSPGEAFQPIWHDSYLLALPSGHPLGLKGTVSLVDLDGLPFIWRHPCAAMQELATALSDAGVRCQVRARLRTIEYTLGLVAAGVGASLVPAWPEILAHPDVQSRPLAELDIRQTIGVAYPARQAMPALAPLLQLGRAAWEARERS